From Methanomicrobiales archaeon HGW-Methanomicrobiales-1, a single genomic window includes:
- a CDS encoding DUF2150 domain-containing protein, whose protein sequence is MAKKATKKIEAEPLKLFYIFYNQERWDNWLKSLQEASFEADPKSEELPEGFRILDGFSVDITVSVLKIIKLYQNKRYSFEEAVDKLSQVEAIVMSPSPEGELGELVQILQLPKLALFASCRLYLAGGFDKDIKTLVKKGKAEVEKDMEKALETVSNIGAAVIDGATCCSKYVKDDVESTSLFDEWLIECERMGEAMTSLKNFDESTGDED, encoded by the coding sequence ATGGCGAAAAAGGCGACTAAGAAAATCGAGGCTGAACCACTGAAGTTGTTTTATATATTTTACAACCAGGAACGCTGGGACAACTGGTTAAAGTCTCTTCAGGAAGCAAGCTTTGAAGCTGACCCCAAGAGCGAGGAACTTCCCGAAGGATTCCGGATCCTTGACGGATTCTCTGTCGACATCACCGTGTCGGTCTTGAAGATCATCAAGCTCTACCAGAACAAGCGATATAGCTTTGAAGAAGCTGTTGACAAGCTCTCGCAGGTCGAGGCGATTGTGATGTCACCTTCACCCGAAGGTGAACTTGGCGAACTTGTCCAGATCCTCCAGCTCCCCAAACTTGCCCTCTTTGCTTCCTGCCGGCTCTACCTTGCCGGTGGCTTTGACAAGGACATCAAGACCCTTGTCAAGAAAGGCAAGGCCGAAGTTGAGAAGGATATGGAAAAAGCGCTCGAGACCGTATCGAACATCGGTGCTGCGGTCATCGACGGGGCAACCTGTTGCAGTAAATATGTGAAAGATGATGTTGAATCGACTTCGCTCTTTGATGAATGGCTGATCGAGTGCGAACGGATGGGCGAAGCAATGACTTCGTTAAAGAACTTCGATGAGTCAACGGGAGACGAGGATTGA
- a CDS encoding NGG1p interacting factor NIF3: MHLRAFIEEMERLAPLTLAEEFDCGRIGLVVEGRPEIGTVCCALDATAAVVRKAVDAGADMLVVHHTPLWTPVTALTGPTASLMRQLLAANMNLYVMHTNFDRAPEGVNDALAELLTLTDVVPLSLGLIGTCPLTIDELSRRLGGNIRVWGELTSLSRLAVIAGSGFDPAFLAEAKLAGADAFLSAELKHSVFRSAPLPCIEATHYALEAPAMRRLAARKGWQYIDDPPRVRSIL; this comes from the coding sequence ATGCACCTGCGTGCCTTCATTGAGGAGATGGAACGGCTCGCCCCGCTCACACTAGCCGAGGAGTTCGATTGCGGGAGGATTGGCCTGGTTGTCGAAGGCAGGCCGGAGATCGGCACGGTCTGTTGTGCGTTAGACGCGACCGCTGCAGTGGTCAGGAAGGCTGTTGATGCCGGAGCGGATATGCTCGTAGTCCACCACACCCCGTTATGGACGCCGGTTACTGCGCTCACCGGGCCAACCGCATCGCTGATGCGCCAGCTGCTTGCTGCAAATATGAACCTCTATGTCATGCACACCAACTTCGATCGCGCTCCTGAAGGTGTGAACGATGCACTGGCAGAACTTCTCACCTTAACGGATGTAGTCCCGCTCTCGCTGGGCCTCATTGGTACCTGCCCCCTCACCATCGATGAACTGTCACGGCGCCTGGGGGGAAACATCCGCGTATGGGGAGAACTCACCTCCCTGTCGCGTCTCGCGGTTATAGCCGGCAGTGGTTTTGATCCGGCATTCCTTGCTGAAGCAAAGCTGGCAGGGGCGGATGCTTTCCTGTCTGCCGAACTCAAACACTCGGTTTTTCGTTCCGCACCCCTGCCCTGCATTGAAGCAACCCATTATGCACTCGAAGCCCCGGCCATGCGCCGCCTTGCTGCCCGGAAAGGCTGGCAATATATTGATGATCCCCCCCGGGTCCGTTCCATCCTATGA
- the thiI gene encoding tRNA 4-thiouridine(8) synthase ThiI, producing MQTGEHNSSPKRLVMARYGELFLKSEPVKHHFIGLLLRNIGKALTASGLHGHYETPRGRILIYGEEPEKIADIVSRIFGIVDVSICTRTGGDLEDLCAAAVTLAKGHLSSGMGFAVRAKRQQKTGLDSQVLGARIGSAIYEEIPGLHVDLDHPDYEVFVEVRDFGGLVYDSRITAPGGLPGGTQGRALVLLSSGIDSPVASWLAMKRGCDITHLHLDGGRWAGCDVKAAAIDNHRRLSRWCAGNPLMMVIANSEPLYDRMQELRIPPRYRCVICKRFMLQVASRLMQHEGALAVVTGENLGQVASQTLPNLSVISEGTTVPVLRPLITYDKEETITLARRIGTFDMHPGDLACRAVPKMPATAAVLEAILECEQKMDIAAIVDHACSELEYVTALNSEIVPGN from the coding sequence ATGCAAACCGGTGAGCACAACAGTAGTCCAAAACGGTTAGTGATGGCAAGGTACGGTGAGTTGTTTTTAAAAAGCGAGCCGGTGAAACACCATTTTATCGGGCTGCTTTTACGAAACATAGGAAAAGCGCTCACCGCTTCAGGACTACACGGCCATTACGAAACACCCCGGGGACGCATCCTGATCTATGGCGAGGAGCCGGAAAAGATTGCCGACATCGTATCCCGCATTTTTGGAATCGTTGATGTAAGTATCTGCACCAGGACCGGCGGAGATCTCGAGGATCTCTGTGCAGCGGCAGTCACCCTCGCAAAAGGACACCTCTCATCGGGAATGGGTTTTGCCGTCCGGGCAAAACGCCAGCAGAAGACCGGGCTCGACAGCCAGGTGCTGGGTGCGCGGATCGGTTCTGCGATCTATGAAGAGATCCCCGGCCTGCACGTTGATCTCGATCATCCTGACTACGAGGTTTTTGTCGAAGTCCGGGATTTTGGCGGACTTGTGTACGATTCCCGGATCACCGCACCCGGTGGATTGCCCGGGGGAACGCAGGGACGGGCGCTGGTCCTGCTCTCCTCGGGCATTGACTCACCGGTGGCATCGTGGCTTGCCATGAAACGCGGGTGCGATATCACCCACCTGCATCTTGACGGCGGGCGCTGGGCAGGGTGTGATGTGAAGGCCGCGGCAATCGATAACCACCGGCGACTCTCGCGCTGGTGTGCCGGCAATCCGCTTATGATGGTGATTGCCAACAGCGAACCCCTGTATGACCGTATGCAGGAACTCCGGATACCGCCACGCTACCGGTGCGTGATCTGCAAGCGGTTTATGCTACAGGTTGCATCCCGCCTTATGCAGCACGAGGGTGCACTCGCGGTTGTCACCGGGGAAAACCTCGGGCAGGTCGCATCCCAGACGCTTCCCAACCTTTCCGTCATCTCAGAGGGGACAACGGTGCCGGTGCTTCGCCCCCTTATCACGTACGACAAGGAAGAGACCATCACCCTTGCCCGCCGCATAGGCACGTTTGACATGCATCCCGGTGATCTTGCGTGCCGGGCCGTACCCAAAATGCCGGCTACTGCGGCTGTTCTGGAAGCCATACTTGAGTGCGAACAGAAGATGGATATCGCAGCTATTGTCGATCACGCGTGTTCTGAACTGGAGTATGTGACTGCGCTGAACAGCGAGATCGTTCCGGGAAACTAA
- a CDS encoding regulator of amino acid metabolism, contains ACT domain protein, with translation MWSDIIHEFADSPSQSRVVRFLFENGFGVTEDGRISCNGIEVPATAVAKAIGSDRRVVDSTARRILEHPHLKDIFLNMRATPDLSKVAESLGFTVITVLPKDANERGIVGAAVRVLSDHLLSIRQIFVTDPQFSEEPKLVIIVEEPLPMGVIEKIRALPQVKQVII, from the coding sequence ATGTGGTCAGATATCATCCATGAATTTGCCGATTCACCTTCCCAGAGCCGCGTGGTACGGTTCCTTTTTGAAAACGGTTTTGGGGTGACCGAAGACGGGCGAATAAGCTGCAATGGTATCGAGGTGCCGGCAACAGCTGTTGCAAAAGCGATCGGTTCGGACCGGCGGGTTGTCGATTCCACGGCGCGTCGCATTCTGGAGCACCCCCACCTTAAGGATATCTTCCTCAATATGCGGGCAACCCCGGACTTGAGCAAGGTGGCAGAATCACTCGGGTTTACGGTAATTACGGTACTACCCAAGGATGCAAATGAGCGCGGGATTGTCGGTGCAGCCGTCCGCGTCCTCTCGGATCATCTCCTTTCCATACGGCAGATATTTGTTACCGACCCGCAATTTTCCGAAGAACCCAAACTCGTGATTATCGTTGAAGAGCCTTTACCTATGGGCGTTATTGAAAAGATCCGGGCACTGCCGCAGGTAAAACAGGTTATTATCTAA
- a CDS encoding tRNA (cytidine(56)-2'-O)-methyltransferase: protein MTTHEVAILRIGHRPERDQRVTTHVGLTARALGAKGMYLAAADKGVVESIGDVVERWGGEFFCEDNVKWRSCIKDWKAQGGVVVHLTMYGLNLPDVIAEIRPHTKILVIVGAEKVPGDIYGLADYNVAVTGQPHSEISSLALFLDNLFLGKEFACEFPGAKIQIIPTRVGKQTVER, encoded by the coding sequence ATGACAACACACGAAGTTGCCATCCTCCGCATCGGTCACCGTCCCGAGCGCGACCAGCGGGTGACCACGCATGTCGGCCTCACGGCAAGGGCCCTGGGTGCAAAAGGTATGTACCTTGCCGCTGCCGACAAAGGGGTGGTAGAGAGTATCGGGGATGTGGTGGAACGCTGGGGCGGCGAGTTCTTCTGCGAGGATAACGTGAAATGGCGCTCCTGCATTAAGGACTGGAAGGCGCAGGGGGGCGTTGTCGTCCACCTCACCATGTACGGCCTCAACCTGCCCGATGTGATTGCCGAGATCAGACCGCACACCAAGATCCTCGTGATTGTCGGTGCCGAGAAAGTACCGGGAGACATTTACGGGCTTGCGGATTACAATGTGGCAGTCACGGGCCAGCCGCATTCCGAGATATCGAGCCTCGCACTATTCCTTGACAACCTTTTCTTAGGCAAAGAGTTTGCCTGCGAATTTCCCGGCGCCAAGATACAGATTATTCCGACACGCGTGGGGAAACAGACGGTGGAACGGTGA
- a CDS encoding transcription factor: MVPANDVLEDPAVRAYLHRLVGDDGLNLLERFPKEGEHSDEDLAASTGINLNIVRHTLYTLYEKRLAEYHRIKNNETGWLTYLWQLRPDHIFDAIREDMGLVLEKLSRREKYEEENDFFICKDCHLIFTFPLAMNSDFKCPACEQPMGHFDNEMLLKSLKLRIDSIKKSLGHA; this comes from the coding sequence ATGGTTCCTGCAAACGACGTGCTTGAAGATCCGGCAGTACGGGCATATCTTCACCGCCTGGTTGGCGATGATGGGCTTAACCTTCTTGAACGGTTCCCGAAAGAAGGCGAGCACAGTGATGAAGACCTTGCCGCAAGTACGGGTATTAACTTAAATATCGTGCGGCACACGCTCTACACCCTGTACGAGAAACGGCTGGCCGAATATCACCGCATCAAGAATAATGAGACCGGCTGGCTTACCTACCTCTGGCAGCTGCGCCCGGATCATATCTTCGATGCTATCCGCGAGGATATGGGACTCGTGCTGGAAAAACTCTCGCGGCGCGAGAAGTACGAAGAAGAGAATGACTTTTTCATCTGCAAGGACTGCCACCTCATCTTTACCTTTCCCCTTGCCATGAACAGTGATTTCAAATGCCCTGCCTGTGAGCAGCCAATGGGACACTTCGACAACGAAATGCTCCTGAAATCGCTCAAACTCCGGATCGACTCGATCAAAAAGTCGCTCGGCCATGCCTGA
- a CDS encoding RNA helicase, translating into MIADRARFRNAKKIERLTGYRLPELAFSGTMLEALCSRLDYDSLDYGVRDQILAFFNDFLRCNCKDSPLCGCPEKKFSKKVIELRENGLDHRQIAVFLQDEYGIEVFPADILSFLEESVHVLEAMSDVARLQGQGDLAKKTDEHIHLIER; encoded by the coding sequence TTGATCGCTGACCGGGCACGGTTCCGGAATGCAAAAAAAATTGAGCGGCTTACGGGCTATCGCCTTCCTGAGCTTGCTTTTTCCGGCACCATGCTCGAAGCACTCTGTTCGCGCCTTGATTATGATTCACTTGATTATGGTGTGAGAGACCAGATCCTTGCTTTTTTTAATGATTTTCTTCGCTGTAACTGTAAAGACTCGCCCCTCTGCGGCTGCCCGGAAAAAAAGTTTTCAAAAAAAGTCATCGAGCTCCGCGAGAACGGGCTTGACCACCGGCAGATTGCGGTATTCCTGCAGGATGAGTACGGGATCGAAGTATTCCCTGCCGACATTCTCTCCTTTTTAGAAGAATCCGTGCATGTGCTCGAGGCGATGTCGGATGTGGCCCGGTTGCAGGGACAAGGGGATCTGGCGAAAAAAACCGATGAGCATATTCATCTGATCGAACGGTAA
- a CDS encoding [Fe-S]-binding protein, translating into MKLLVNFSRGKGRKPIIAQVVRDTGVLINVERAVIDSSEGEALIDVPDDQCQLVRDSMTSMGATVHLLEHGINLDESECVDCGACISICPREVFSFDPDWKLTLDEKRCVLCGKCVDACPSNALTLPV; encoded by the coding sequence ATGAAACTGCTGGTAAATTTTTCACGCGGAAAGGGTAGGAAGCCGATTATCGCGCAGGTTGTCCGGGATACCGGTGTGCTCATCAATGTTGAGCGTGCCGTAATTGATTCCTCCGAAGGCGAGGCCCTGATCGATGTACCGGATGACCAGTGCCAGCTTGTACGCGATTCGATGACCAGCATGGGCGCAACCGTCCACCTTCTCGAACACGGGATAAACCTGGATGAGAGTGAATGTGTTGACTGCGGGGCCTGCATCAGCATCTGTCCCCGCGAAGTCTTCTCGTTCGATCCTGACTGGAAACTCACCCTGGATGAGAAACGGTGCGTGCTCTGCGGCAAGTGCGTTGACGCCTGCCCGTCCAATGCCCTGACGCTGCCGGTATGA
- a CDS encoding ATP-dependent carboligase has translation MKGRVLVAGFATRHVAQSAFHAGYEVCAVDHFCDQDLSWYTKDRITFEDLADLPDAMDRMSKRYAFDMLVVTSGAEELPSSIPLCGTDRQHVARFMDKLDIQHFFEASKVAVPRLLGGGEYPAMIKPRRGAGGWRNAVVGTAAEQKTWETLYPEVEYIRQEMVAGIPASVCCIADGKHARAITANEQLLQGKGDASFGFCGSITPFEHPLVGRMMHEAERIAAASGCTGTVGIDFVVSDDQLHAIEINPRFQGTVDTVERSHGCNLFKYHVDACAGILPPSAPVKKQVAVRSILFADRDCTIKADLTHLRSCIADIPHPGDSFEAGQAVVSVYGWGETRDAAVLLLDKHISTVKQYIR, from the coding sequence GTGAAAGGGCGGGTACTGGTCGCGGGCTTTGCAACACGCCATGTGGCGCAATCCGCATTCCATGCAGGCTATGAAGTCTGTGCAGTGGACCATTTCTGCGACCAGGACCTTTCGTGGTATACCAAAGACCGGATAACGTTCGAAGACCTTGCGGATCTTCCGGATGCGATGGACCGGATGAGCAAGCGGTACGCTTTTGATATGCTCGTCGTCACCTCCGGCGCAGAAGAGCTGCCCAGTTCCATCCCGCTCTGCGGGACTGACCGTCAGCATGTGGCACGCTTCATGGACAAACTGGATATCCAGCATTTTTTCGAAGCGAGCAAAGTAGCAGTTCCCCGGCTTCTTGGAGGGGGAGAATATCCTGCCATGATCAAGCCCCGGCGCGGGGCCGGCGGCTGGCGGAATGCCGTAGTCGGGACCGCTGCTGAACAGAAAACATGGGAGACGCTCTACCCGGAGGTGGAATATATCCGGCAGGAAATGGTTGCCGGGATTCCGGCAAGCGTGTGTTGTATTGCGGACGGGAAACATGCCCGGGCGATCACGGCAAACGAACAACTCCTCCAGGGCAAAGGCGATGCCTCGTTTGGGTTCTGCGGGTCTATCACGCCGTTCGAGCACCCGCTTGTCGGGCGGATGATGCACGAGGCTGAGCGTATTGCCGCAGCGAGCGGGTGCACCGGAACGGTGGGGATCGATTTTGTTGTCTCCGATGACCAGTTGCACGCGATCGAGATCAATCCCCGTTTCCAAGGGACGGTCGATACTGTTGAGCGGTCGCATGGATGCAACCTTTTCAAGTACCATGTTGACGCATGCGCAGGTATCCTTCCCCCATCAGCCCCGGTGAAAAAACAGGTTGCCGTGCGCAGCATCCTGTTTGCGGACAGGGATTGCACTATAAAAGCCGATCTCACCCACCTGCGTTCCTGTATTGCCGATATTCCACACCCGGGTGATTCTTTCGAGGCAGGACAGGCTGTGGTCAGCGTCTATGGCTGGGGTGAGACCCGCGATGCAGCAGTTTTGTTGCTGGATAAACATATTAGCACCGTTAAACAATACATACGGTGA
- a CDS encoding phosphohydrolase, with protein MPDQTTGKYEKILRDAGCSPKVIAHCRAVRDCACEYAQANPSVDFSLVEEGAMLHDIGRGTTHSIAHAQVGADLLRAKGFSENVARIVECHTGAGLTADECSLLGLIPRDCIPTTLEEKIVCHADNLCAGAHRMSIEQSISSVSHLPHKVRERMYKLATEVELLCK; from the coding sequence ATGCCTGATCAGACAACCGGAAAATACGAAAAAATACTGCGCGATGCCGGTTGCAGCCCAAAAGTGATAGCCCATTGCAGGGCGGTGAGGGATTGTGCGTGTGAATATGCACAAGCCAACCCCTCTGTGGATTTTTCTCTTGTAGAAGAAGGTGCCATGCTGCACGATATCGGCAGGGGAACCACGCACTCGATTGCACACGCACAGGTGGGTGCCGATCTCCTGCGGGCCAAAGGTTTTTCTGAAAATGTTGCCCGTATTGTCGAATGTCATACCGGTGCCGGGCTGACTGCTGACGAATGTTCACTGCTGGGATTAATTCCCAGGGATTGTATTCCCACCACACTGGAAGAGAAGATCGTATGTCATGCGGACAACCTGTGTGCCGGTGCCCACCGGATGAGCATTGAACAGAGTATAAGTTCGGTATCCCACCTTCCCCATAAGGTGAGAGAGCGGATGTACAAGCTCGCAACCGAAGTCGAGCTGCTCTGCAAATAA